AGCTAACTTAACAAAATCACTAACTCAACAAGCTACCTTTATTTGAAATTCTACAAAATCACTAACTCAACAAGCTACCTTTATTTGAAATTCTAACCAATGGACACTTTAACTCAGTTACATAAATATTCAGCACATAAACATTTAATTGTGTTGCAGTTACATAAATATTCAGCACATAAACATTTAATTGTGTTGATACTATTGAGCACATCAACATTTTACTAAATCTATTTAATTGTTAAGTCACGTAACCTTAGCTGAAGTGGAAACTGAAATAGTGAGCATGCATTTGCTATGGTATTTTTACTCAGCCTGCATAGATAATTAAAAAGAGTATAATGTCACAATAATCTCTATTTAATAGATATTGTATTAAACTTGGCTAAGATTAAGCCAAAGAacaattttgaaaaagtttgttttcatctttactgCTATTTAGTAATGTTTGCtcctattttcttctctttttgtttttgctttttttaaGGTTTTTACATTTTCCATGTGCATATATCCTGTGGGTCACCCAAATAGGAAGGTGAACATATGCAAACTCTCTGGATGATGAGAGAAGAAATCAATGAACATATGCAAACTCTCTGGATGATGAGAGAAGAAATCAAGGATTCTTCAGTTTTCCTGTATGTGGGACTTGGGATTTGGTTTTAGTGCATGGACCATGTCTGGGAACTTCATTCCATCATGAATAAAGAAAACAGGGAAATTGTTTTCCATTAGATCAAAGTTACTCTACATACCCAAACAAATCACTAACATTACGTAAAGATGTCATTTAAAACTATACAGCACAGTAGAACGTCCAGTAAcagaaaatttaaaactatacaGCACAGTAGAACGTCCAGTAACAGAAAATTGTACAAAGAATTAAAAAGATCAAAAGCTATGAACATTAACAAAATGAATTAAAACTTAATTGGTGATCCTGTGTTCAAGAAAAATAAGATAAGTTCACTGCACAAGCATGCTATGAACCTTGGAAATAAATCATCAGCATACCTGTGGTATAAAACTTCACTGCAAAGCTTCTGGGATCCCGGAGGGTTTCAGGGCTTCCACAATCATAGATAACAGTGGAGAACTGAACAAACAATAACAGGCATCTGTACACCTGGTGCCCGGAGAAAATCAGCGCATGTCAGATGAGAAATATCCTGAGTTATACCTCAAAAAAACCTTTGGCACTTGCTCCCTTGGCATGTACAACACATTCTGGAATCCTTTCATAATCAAAATTAGCAAGCTTCTCCAACAAGTGATAATCCTCAAGTAGAATTGCTCCTGTACAAATTGATAGAAAACTAGAATTAGTGGTATATATTTCATGCTAAATATCATGAAATTCTTGNTACGTAAAGATGTCATTTAAAACTATACAGCACAGTAGAACGTCCAGTAACAGAAAATTGTACAAAGAATTAAAAAGATCAAAAGCTATGAACATTAACAAAATGAATTAAAACTTAATTGGTGATCCTGTGTTCAAGAAAAATAAGATAAGTTCACTGCACAAGCATGCTATGAACCTTGGAAATAAATCATCAGCATACCTGTGGTATAAAACTTCACTGCAAAGCTTCTGGGATCCCGGAGGGTTTCAGGGCTTCCACAATCATAGATAACAGTGGAGAACTGAACAAACAATAACAGGCATCTGTACACCTGGTGCCCGGAGAAAATCAGCGCATGTCAGATGAGAAATATCCTGAGTTATACCTCAAAAAAACCTTTGGCACTTGCTCCCTTGGCATGTACAACACATTCTGGAATCCTTTCATAATCAAAATTAGCAAGCTTCTCCAACAAGTGATAATCCTCAAGTAGAATTGCTCCTGTACAAATTGATAGAAAACTAGAATTAGTGGTATATATTTCATGCTAAATATCATGAAATTCTTGATTAGTGGTATATATTTCATGCTAAATATCATGAAATTCTTGATAGCTAATATTCTGGATATGCAGAAACGAATATCCTAGGCAAAAAAACAGTTGCTGTGAAACAAACTAAAGTTTAATCAATGTAAAAAGAGTAGTGTATACCTGTGCATGTCCAGTTCTTGGTTCCAGATCTTACAGATATGGTCATGCATGTTCCAGATTTGGTTCCAGATCTTACAGATATGGTCATGCATGTTCCAGATCGCACTTTATAGCTCCGATTTGGGAATTTTTGAATCCCAAATCTACCTAGAGCAATAAAACATAAGAATTTTTGAATCCCAAATCTACCTAGagcaataaaacataattaaaataccGAGCCAAATCTACCTAGagcaataaaacataattaaaataccGAGGTTTAGTCTCAAATTTCATATTAGAAATGTAATCAATTCAAATAAACAATATTTAAGATGTAAGCTATTGCTATTACCGTTCATACATCAAAAACCCAGTGATCCTTCGGTGATATTTACCCATATTCTACAAAACTGTAAAGTAAGCACACATTAATGCTATATAATATCTGAATTCGTAGCAAGAACATCTAAGATTAGGAAGTATAACTCTTTAGAAGCACACAGagaaacataaatataaatatatccaTATGAAAATACTTATCAAGATCATTCGAAATGGAATCGACCGATATTTCTCTGTGAATGATCAAAAAGAGAGGAAAACCCCTAACCGGCCGTCAAGGGTTTCTGCCCCAGGTCCACCGGGATACGCCGAAGACAATCACGAGGAGAATCCACCTGAATCGCCGGAGAAGACGGGCCGCCTAGCAGGTCCTGCACCGCCGGAAATCGCCAAACGCGATAAAAGTAAAACGAGAGATTGCCAGATTGAAATGCCAAACGTTTTCTCCATTTTATATGTGGGCTAGGGTTATCCTATGGGTTGggcttttatttattatggtatttGGACTTTAAAAATAGATTATTTTGggcctaaaatatttatttaattagtagGCAGTTATGTTTTAAATTGGGttagaatttatataaatatgtatatatgttatgaaacaaaaggaaaatggtGGATGTCCAAGGTATGATTCGAAACTTGGACCTCTTGCCTAAAGCTCAAGACTCAATCCACTATGCTGCTGGTGTTATTGATGGTAGATGGGAGAACATTTAATACCTAAATGTTTCCTGGAAGTCTTGAGCAACGGATCAATCAGAATAACAACAAAATTAGGTGAAGCCTAGAGGAATCGAACACAGGAACCCGGGAGAGGATAAGCTTCGTAGGCATCAGACTTATCCAACTAGGCTAGCACAATTATATGCAAGTACtgtacatatttaatatttatttattcatttccggacactataaatacccctcaaacTCTTTGTAAAATCTATCCCAGAATCATAAATGAATActtcttcctccttctccaTCTCTAGATTCTTCATTTAGTTTCTTCTGAATATCATAgttaatattcatattttataacaatataaGTATTGttgtattctttaattttttggatattctttattattatttagaaaatgGTGATGGTGATTAATAGTTATTCACCTTTATAAATAGTTGTTAGGTTTTATGTAGATGgtatacacatacacatgcatatatttatttatacggattttatatatatatatatatatatatatagaaatgataTTTGGACCATCTCTATTCCTTCCacatatgtatatttattttatgaaaaaataactaaattataATGTTTTATATTTGGTATCTTATGCAgtcaattttttatatttgaatacaaatttatatttatacattagTATAATAgaatcaatataaataataaaaattaaaacttagaaatatatgtattatgattGTAGGTATGTTTCGACGTCTGAGGCTGTTTGGCGACTATTCGATTTTGAGGTTCAATATAGAACACTGACCGTTGAGAACTAAGCTTCCACTAACGTTGTTTATCATGAAAtttaataatgtgtaatattttgctaggtatataatatacaatgataatttattttttaaaaaatattgaatttttattcatgttttttttttcacttcaaaTACCTTTATTATAGTTGGcatctaataaataaaatcatttttgattcattttaatattaattacaagcaaatctttaatatttaaccgtgcatcgcacgagacaatactagtatatatatatatatatatatatatatatatatatatatatagacacatcGGTCAGCCCATGCAGAAAGACGTAGAATAaaattaattggttaaagtttCACATTTAGTATTTTGAATTAATGTGATTTGATACATCAATGTTTTGTgtacttttcttttttgttttctttctgtTTGAATCTTTggttttgttgatttttttttggtgaagttttaaatatgattaattattttctagGAAGGTAGAATGTTGACAAGAAGCCAAGCATAAAGACATGGAATATTCATAtattgaaattgtattgtgggtcttgaatgtacaatttagCTAAAGGTtccaactttattttaaaagaattatttatcCGAAAAAATAATCAACtagaaacagataaataaaagcataaaaacaataaagcaataaaaggaACCAGACACTAGAATtgtttacgcagttcggagctccactcctacgtctgcggggcacttcacgtcagcccaatccactagatgatcacaagggttacaaggagtcacacaacaaccatcctacactaatggttacaaaaagtactcctagctaagtcttcctcaTCTTCAAGCTGACACTGTGCAAGTCATCAAGGTTCGCCAACACGGCCGAACCTTCAAATAAGCAACCAAGTTGATAAGAACACATGAAGCAATGTAAGAAACCAGTATGAAGTCCTCTCGTAAATTCTGGTTTGATAGAGTAATTAAATCGGGATAAATATTGTTGTTAAAACTGTAATGAATCCCATGAGTTTGAGCTCTGTGTATCCTCACTTTTCACAAGTGAAATCCACTCAAAATAAGCTTCAACCAGAAGTATAGATCTGAGCAAAAATAGTGGATCTTGAAGACTAAAACTGGTTTGAATAAAACCGCCCACTGGACTGCTCACTGGCGCTGATCCAGTCTGTGCGAAGAGAACTTTGCCTTTAAACCAGGAAACTGACAAAACTACCTAATAAAACTTAAACTAAGGTTTTTGACTAATAACTAAGCCAATTAAAGGTGATCCAAAtctgtatcatttgtacacttacataTATAATAGAGTTTATTGTAAAAGTCTAACTCAATGAGATAAAAGTAGGGCCTAGAGCTAGGAAATCAAACTCTTAGATGTCTTGAACTAAGGATTAGGAGTATACAAGTTTAAGCTACGGCAAAGATGGTAATGCACATATAAAAACCACACCATAAACACTTTGTACGGGGTGTCTACCCTGTGATTTGATACTCAAGTTAACATTTTCTCTAGGTGGATCACTCGTAGACCAAGAAGTACACTAAGCATGTAATCGCTCTAAGCCCTTCACTCTCATGGAGAACCTAGACTTTGTGCAAGTGTGGCATGGACTCCCAATCCAACTCTCATTGAATTGGGAATTTGTTGGAGGATGACATTGCATAAAGAAGAAAGGGAGAAAAGGGCAGCAAAGTAAATTCCTATTGGATATTAGTTAGCTCTATTTCGTCCTTGTATATAAGGCTATATCTCTCTGTAATATGAACACAGAACATTTTTCACTCTCCTTCTTCATTCAAATATTGCTTTCTTCcattacttcaataatattccTTTCTTCTTCACCTTATTGTGCACTCACAATCCAACATGGTATTAGAGCTCGCCGGTGAGGGAGCCATGCCGCCGCAGCTTTCGACACCGGCGAGACGAATCCTGAAGATCGCAGAGCTGCGCGATCGTCTCCGCATAGGAGTAACAAAATCGAAGGAGGATTCATTTGATCGTCTTCGACAACTGATCCGCAGTGGAAAGTTGAAGCACGAACCTCTCCTTGCAAGGTTCAATctactttttctatttttttaatttgagcgTAGTTCTCTCCAAATCAAGCTCATGGAGCAGATCTCTGAGGAATTCAAGCAGTGCTTATTGTAGCCTTACTATGCACACAATGCACAATCCAACAGAATTGAAGAACTCATTGTCTTCCCAttctttaaattaataataaaatataaaatgcgCATTTTCTTGTTTGAACACTCCCAAAACTCAATATCTTCTTTCACGGTTTTGGTTCATTCATGAAATTCGAATCTTTAATCTCTAGCCATAATAACATAAAAGATTCGAACTCACTTCACTAGAGTTATGATGTTGCCTTTGAAAACTTGATGAAGAAGACCTAGTTTGACATTCATAAGCAAGTAGATgaaatccttaaaaaaaattcagatcaattaaaattttggcAGTGGAAACAAAAACTATGGTGCGTTTGGAAactagaaaaatgacttctggaaactGTTTTATGAAAAacgagtcatttttcaaaaaacattttcatttccggtgtttggCTGCACAACGAAAaactgtattttttttgtgtttggttcattttttggaaaatgagcaGAATTGTATACTTCATTTTTCAAATCAAATGGGTCTATTTCgataatcaatttttcattcacccattatctgttttgagcgtataatatattataaattttgtaagttgggaccaaaaaaaaagaggctCGTAGAGCTGTCGAAACGGGCCGGCGGGGCGTAGCTcaccaaatattaaaaattttaaatttacataaaaattaatataaaaaacggtaataagtgtatactaaaataatttgaataatttaaacatataataatacatttgtAATTTctttaaacataataataaataataaataatcaaatacataatat
This portion of the Ipomoea triloba cultivar NCNSP0323 chromosome 5, ASM357664v1 genome encodes:
- the LOC116018778 gene encoding catalase-1-like isoform X1, coding for MGKYHRRITGFLMYERFGIQKFPNRSYKVRSGTCMTISVRSGTKNWTCTGAILLEDYHLLEKLANFDYERIPECVVHAKGASAKGFFEFSTVIYDCGSPETLRDPRSFAVKFYTTGMLMIYFQGS
- the LOC116018778 gene encoding catalase-1-like isoform X4, whose product is MNGRFGIQKFPNRSYKVRSGTCMTISVRSGTKNWTCTGAILLEDYHLLEKLANFDYERIPECVVHAKGASAKGFFEFSTVIYDCGSPETLRDPRSFAVKFYTTGMLMIYFQGS
- the LOC116018778 gene encoding catalase-1-like isoform X2, whose protein sequence is MGKYHRRITGFLIFGIQKFPNRSYKVRSGTCMTISVRSGTKNWTCTGAILLEDYHLLEKLANFDYERIPECVVHAKGASAKGFFEFSTVIYDCGSPETLRDPRSFAVKFYTTGMLMIYFQGS
- the LOC116018778 gene encoding catalase-1-like isoform X3, producing MGKYHRRITGFLMYERFGIQKFPNRSYKVRSGTCMTISVRSGTKNWTCTGAILLEDYHLLEKLANFDYERIPECVVHAKGASAKGFFEFSTVIYDCGSPETLRDPRSFAVKFYTTGS